Within Actinoplanes sp. L3-i22, the genomic segment CGCCGACCTGCTCCGGACCCCGGACGCGACCCTCGATGCGGTGGCGCGGCAGGTGGGGTACGGGAGCGCTTTCGCGCTCAGCGCGGCGTTCAAGCGCGAGCGCGGCGTCAGCCCGCGGGAATTCCGCCGGCAAGACCCCGACCAGCACTTCACCGCGTACGACCCGGGGCCGTCGCCCGTGGTGGTGCTGGCGTAGATTCGCGCCGCACAAGATCTACGGGGGATCGGGAATCATGAAGGTCATCGTCGCTGTCATCGCCGCGGCCGTCCTGCTGGGCGGCTGCACCGCCGGGTCCGGGCACCCGGCGTCGGTCGCGGCCCCGGCGCCGTCCGCGTCCGTCGCGCCGGTCACCAACGGGATCGCCGACCTGCCCGCCGCGGATATCCTGAAGCGCGCCCGGGTCACGCTCACCGCCGCGAAGTCGTTCCGGATCCGTGGCGGCCTGATCGCCAGCTCCGACGGTGTCCGCCCGCTGCTGTGGATGATGGACATCCAGCTCGCCGGGGACGACGCCGCGGGGTGGACCGCCATGGGGAGCACGAAGCAGGACACGCTCACCGTGCGCGGCGGACACTATCTGCGCCCCACCGCGCCGTTCATCAGCTCGGAGCTGGGTCCGGACGACGGGCGCAAGTTCACCACGGCGCAGGCCGGCCGGTGGATCTCCATCCCGCCGCGGCATGAGATGTTCGGCGACTTCGTCACCCGGAAGTGGGCGCTGAGCCTGCTCGGCCCGACCGGCCCGGTCACCAAGGGCGCGATCAAGAACTTCAGCGGGGTGCCGGCCATCGCGGTGACCTACGGCGGCAAGGCGAAGACCGTCGTGTACGTGTCCACCACCGGGGTCCCCTGCCCGATCCACCTGGACCGCACCGACCTCGAGGGCGTGTCCTTCAGCGAGTTCGGCGCCGCCCCGGCGATCCAGCCGCCCGCGCCCGCGGATGTCGTCGACCTCGCCGCCGTGGTGAAAGGCCTCTGACCGGCCGGGCGGCTCAGCCGCGGACGGCGGTCAGGCGCTGATCGATCTCGGCCAGCGCGGCGTGGAAGTCGGCCGGTTTCAGGACCGTGGTCATGGTCCGGAAGAAGGACGGCGGGCCGGACGACTCGACCGGGGCGATCACGCGGGTGCCGTCGCGGAGCGTGAGCCGGATGGACATCCGGTCGGCGGGCCGGCCCAGGAAGTTCTCGTGGACCGGGTCGACCGAGGCGATCTCCGCCCAGGGGATCGTCCGGGTGCGGAGCAACGTGCGCAGCCGGATGCCGTCGTCCCCGAGGAACAGACCGGACCAGGCCGTGCGGCCGATGACGGTCAGCCACGCGGCCACGAAGGCGTAGGCCTTCAGCGCCTCCAGGACGGGCGGCGCGGCGAGCACCGACGTGACGACCACGACCAGGGCGAACATGGCGCCCACGATGGTCAGCGAGGTAGTGAAGTACTGCAATGATGTCCACGGATACGGGCGTCGCCACCGGCTCATATCGACGATGATCGCACCCCGCCGCTCGGGAGGGCAGCCTGATGTCACCGGCCGGATCCATTGTGGGCCTGAGCGCCGCCGAGCTGTCCGCGGCCATCGGGAAACAGCAGGTCAGCTGCGTCGAGGTGATGACCGCCCACCTGGATCACATCGACCGGGTGAACCCGGCGGTCAACGCGATCGTGGCGTTGCGGCCGCGGGACGAGCTGCTCGCCGAGGCGGCCGGGAAGGATCGGCTGCTGCGCGACGGCGGGCGCCAGGGCTGGATGCACGGGTTTCCGCACGCGGTCAAGGATCTCGCCGACGTCGCGGGCCTGACCAGCAGTTACGGTCTGATGCCGATGGTCGCCGACGCGGACTCGCTGTTCGTCGAACGGATCCGGGCGGCCGGGGCGATCTTCATCGGGAAGACGAACGTCCCGCAGCTCGGGCTCGGATCACAAACCTACAACCACGTTTACGGTACGACCGGAAACGCCTACGACCCGGCGAAGACCGCCGGTGGGAGCAGCGGCGGGGCGGCCGCGGCGGTGGCGCTGCGGATGCTCCCGGTCGCGGACGGCAGCGACTTCATGGGGTCGTTGCGGAACCCGCCCGGCTGGAACAACGTGTACGGCCTGCGCCCGTCGTTCGGCCGGGTCCCGTCGGCCGGCGGCGACCAGTTCGTCGCGCAGGGCGGGGTCGAGGGGCCGATCGCGCGCACCGCGACCGACCTGGAGCTGCTGCTGCGGACCATGGCCGGCTACGACGACCGGGCGCCGCTGTCGCTGGACGGCTTCACCGGGCGCGCCGCCGGGCCCACCGGGAAGGTCGCGTGGCTCGGCGATCTCGGCGGGTACCTGCCGATGGAGCCGGAGGTCCTCGCCGTCACCCGCGCCGCGCTCGGGCACTTCACCGCGCTCGGGATGACCGTCGACACCGTCGACGAGCTGCCCGGGCTGGGCACCGACCGGCTCTGGCCGACCTGGCTGACCTACCGGCACTGGCTGGCCGGGAACGGGGTCCGGCAGGTGCACGCCGATCCGCGGCTGCGGGCGCTGCTCAAACCCGAGGCGCTCTTCGAGTACGAGGGACTCCAGCGCCTGTCCGCGATCGACGTGTTCGAGAACGCCGAGCTCCGCAGCCGCCTCTACGAGGGCTTCCGGGAGCTGTTCGCGACGTACGACTACGCCGTCCTGCCGACCGCCCAGGTCATGCCGTTCGACGCGAGCGTGCACTGGCCGGAGTCGATCAACGGGACCGCGATGCCGACCTACCACCGGTGGATGGAGGTCACCACGATCGGGACGATGATCAACGCGCCGGTGCTGGCCGTCCCGGCCGGGTTCGGGGCGAGCGGGCTGCCGATCGGACTGCAGGTCATCGGGCGCAACCACGACGACTTCGGGCTGCTGGCGCTGGCGAAGGCGTGGGAGTCGCAGACCGGCGCGTGGCAGGCCCGGCTGCCGTCGCTGCTGGGCTAACGATCCTTGACCTGGAGGCCCAGGGTCTGGGCGAGGGCGGCGGCCGCCTCGGCCAGCTGGCCGGAGTCGATGATCGCGCCGCGCAGGAAGTCCCAGCCCTCGGCGACGTCCAGGCTGCGCGCCTTGCGGAAGTCCAGCTTCTTGACCGTGGTGCGGGTGAACCGGGCCCGGGAGATCGTCGAGCCCGGGAACGTGACGCCGGTCAGGGTGGCCGAGCCGAAGTCGACCTCGGTCAGGTCGCAGTCCCGGAACTCGACGTCGTGCAGGCGGGTGGCGCGCAGGTTGAGGCTGTCCAGCTTGCAGCCGCGCAGGACGACCCGCCGCCAGGTGCCGCCGTGCGCCTGGACGCCGGCCAGCACGCTGTCCTCGATCACGACGTCCAGCAGGTCGGTCTCCGACCAGGAGGTGCCGATCCAGCGGGTGCGGCCCATGCCGACGTCGCTGAACCGGGCGCCGCCCAGGTCGCCGCCGGTGAACGTGGTCGCGGTGAACGCGCACTCGTCGAACCGGGTGCCGCCGGCCTTCACGTCGTCGAACTCACCGCCGTCCAGGTGGCGGCCGGTGTAGTCCTCGTCCTGCGCCGGCTCGCTGTCGAACGGGCGCAGGTGCCTGGCGAACGGAAGATCCTCGGGGACACCCATGCCCGGCACGGTACCGGGCGCCGGCGGGACGTCGCGGGGCCGGGCCGATGGCCGTACCGGAAATCGGGTCTGCTCTCAATCCGGCTGATAGCCGGCCGCCTGCAGGGTGAAGAGCTGGGCGTACGTGCCGGCCGCCGCCATCAGCTCGCGGTGGGTACCGGATTCGATCAGCGCGCCGCGGTCCATCACGAAGATCCGGTTGGCGTGCGTGACGTTCGCGAGCCGGTGCGTGATCAGGATCGTGGTGTGCGTGCCCTGCCGGTCGCGCAACGCCTGGAACAGGGCGTCCTCGGCGCGCGGGTCGAGCGCCGAGGACGGCTCGTCCATGATCAGCAGGGGTGCGTCGCGGAGGAACGCGCGGGCCGCGGTGATCCGCTGCCACTGGCCGCCGCTGAGGTCCTGTCCCTCTTTGAACGTGCGGTCGAGCAGCGTGTCGTAGCCGTGCGGCAGCTCCTGGATCATCTCGTGGGCGGCGGCGCGCAGGGCGGCGGCCTCGATCCGCACCGGATCCGCGGCGGCGTCCACGTCACCCATCGCGATGTTGGTGGCCGCGCTGAACGGCCACTTGTGGTGCTCCTGCAGCGCGACGCCGATCTGGCCGCGCAGGCCGGCGACGTCCCACTCCGGGTACGGCCGGCCGTTCCAGCTGATCGTCCCGCCGGACGGCTCGCGCAGCCCGGCGATCATCGCGGCCAGGGTCGACTTGCCGGAGCCGTTCTCGCCGACCAGCGCGATCGTCTCGCCGGCCCGGATCGTCAGGGTCACCGCGTCGACGGCCGGGCGGTCGCGATCCGGATAGCGCAGCGTCACGTCGCTGACCTGCAATTCCTTCAGGATTTCCGGTACGGGGCGGTCCGCGACCGTGGCCGGCAGGTGATCCCGGGCGGCGGCGAGAAAGCGTACGTACTCGTTGAAGAACTGTCCGCTGGCGTAGACCCGGTCCACCTGGAACGTCACCAGCGACAGCGCGCGCTGGGCGGCCTGCACCGCGATCACGCAGGTCGCGGCGGCCGCCAGCGGGATCTGGCCGTCCAGCAGCAGGAGGCCGAGCAGCCCGTAGACGCCGGCCAGGGCGACCCCGCCGGCCGACGCGCCGACGCTGGTCGTGGTGGTGACCCGCCGCGCGACGCCGAGCTCGACCGTGACCTGGGCGCCCATCACCCGGTCGTAGAGGCCGAGCAGGAACCCGCGCAGGCCGTACGAGCGCAGCTCGGCCGCCGACACCCGCTCGGCCATCAACTGCTGCAGCACCCACTGCCGGCGCCGGCGCGTCGAGCTGGCCAGGTAGCTCTGGAACCGGACGTGCCCGGCGCGCAGCGCGGCGTACCCGGTCGGGACCGTCGCCACCAGCAGCGCCAGCAGCAGCAGCGGGTGCACGGCGACCACCGCGATCAGCACGGCGAGCAGGCTGACCACGCCGGCGAACAGGTTCATGGTGTTCTGCACCAGCTCGATCGCGGCCTCGGTGCCGCGGGTGGCCCGCTCCATGCCCTCGGCGAACGTGTCGTCGTCGAACGCCTTCAGGTCCACGGCGGTGGTGTGCTCGAACAGCTCCCGCTCGACGACCAGGCGCACCCGGGGCGTCAGGCCGTTGAGCGCGTAGCCGACGGCCATGCCCAGCGCGCCGCGGATCGCGGTCGCCGCGGCCAGCCAGATCAGTGCCGGCAGCGCCGCGCGGACCCGGTCCGGGGTGGGGCCGCCGGCGAACAGCTGGATCAGCACCTGCTGGGTGGCGAGCAGGCCGAACGCGGCCAGCGCGCCGCTGGTCACGGTCGAGATCGCGACCAGGACCGTGCGCATCCGGTCGGCGTGCCAGGCGACCCGGACGGCCTTCCGGATCAGGCTCGGGAGCTCGGCGAAGACGCCCAGGATGCCGGCGTCGGCGCGAGCCCGCACCCCCGTCTCCCACCAGCTCGGGCGTAGTTCCGGGAGTACGGCTTCGCTCATACCTCTAGCGGTAGCCGACCGTGGGCGGTCCGGGCCATCGGGCGGGCTCCCGGTTACCCCCATCGGGCCTCGATCGGCACATTCCGGGAGAATCCCGGGCTGCCAGCTCGCGGTTTCCGACCGGGCGACGCCGCTGGGTTCTTATAAACCGCAACCACCCGCGGACGTCGCCCTTTCGGGCCTCGCGTTTTTGGGCGCCCCGCGCCCTGCGAGGACCGGAAGGGTCCCCGCGGGAGCGACGATCAGCTATTGGCCGCAGCCGGGGCAATGCTGAAGTTGATCGTGATTTTCGGTCAGGCTTCGGCGGGCTGCTCCGCGGCGGGGAGGCTGTCCATGAAGGAGCTGACCGAGAAGACGGCGTTGCCGGCGCCGGCCGGGCCGTAGCCGGGCGGGCTGGTCAGGCCGTTGGACTCCATCGTGGCGCGGTACGCCTCGAGCAGCCGGATGTGGTACTCCAGCGGGGCGCCGTTCGGGTTGGTCTTGCCCAGCGGGGTGGTCGGTTCCGGACACCAGGTGGTGAAGCGCGGGGTGATGCCGCGGGACATGAAGTACTGCAGGCCCTCGGTGGTGGACTCGATCGCCTCGTCGACCGTGCGGAACCCGAACGGCTCGGCCATCTCGATGCCGGCCACGAAGTTCGGGATGACGTTGCGCGGGCCGAAGACCTCCGCGGACTCCAGGATGCGGCGGTGCCACTCGGCGCGGCCCACGTAGCGCTCCTTGCCCGGGCAGTGCAGCTCGAACAGGCGCTTGTCCCACACCTCGTAGTTCGGGTGGTAGATCTGGATGCCGTAGTCCTTGAAGCGCTGCACGTCGGCCCGGGGCAGCGCCTGGGCGACGACCTTGCCGATCCAGCGGCCGGGGAAACGCTCCTCGATCGCCTCCGCGTACTGCCCGTAGAAGTCGGCCTCGGCCTTGCCGCCGACCTGCGAGGTGATGCTGCCGCCGGTCAGGGTGTACGCCGTGGACGTCTTCAGCGTGTCGTACTTGTCGATGATCGCGAGCGCCTCGAGGACCTCCTCGATCGGCTTGACCCCGGTGTACGGCCGGCCGGCGGCCTTGTGCTGGCGCCAGTTGTGGTTGATGTCGCAGTACTGGCACTCCTCCTTGGCGCCGAAGTACTGACAGACGCGGAAGACCGTGAGGTAGACGAGGTAGCCCCACTGGATGGTGGGTGCGACCTCCATCACCTGCTTGCCGTTGGCCAGGGTGTGCCGGTAGTACTCCGGCATCGGCGGGAGGCCGACCTCGGCGATCGGACGGTCCTCGAGGAAGAGCGTGAGGCGGCCGTCGGCGTCCGGTTTCACCCGGTACGGCGAAGCCGGGTTGATCCGCACCGACACGACCGTGCGGCGCAGGTCGTAGGGCCCGCCGGTGAGGACGATCTCCTCCGGCGGGCGCTGCAGCGCGGCCTGGCCCAGCTCGGGGAGGGTGCGCAGGTCGAACGAGAAGATGAAGTAGGACTTGGGCTTGACGTCGCCGTTCTCGTTGTCGGTCAGCGCCGAGTCGTCGAACGCCAGACCGCCACGCAGCAGATCCTCCTTGATCACCGCTTCCCGTGGAACGTTCGGGAACCGGCTCATCAAGTCCTCGATGAGGTCGGTGCGTGACTCCATGTCGCCTCCTGTGCTTGTCTCAGCAACAGGCTATGCCGCCCTGATCAGGCTGACGAATGACCCTCAGCACGTTCGGCAGGTCGATATGTGCTTGACAAACGCTGAGCGCCCGCATTGCTGAACGGTTTCCGTCGGGATACAGTCTGCTTAACTGAACGCTGCACGTTCACTTATTGGGTGGCGGCTATGGGTAGGGACGGACCGGGCGCGATCCTGGTGGGCATCGACGGGTCGGCGTCATCGATGAACGCGGCGGCCTATGCGGCCGGCATGGCGCGCCGCCAGCACTGCCGGCTGATCGCCGTGTACGTCCGGGCCAATCCGCCGGCGCTGCTGCCGCTGGCCGACGCCGGCGGGCACGCCGCGGTCACCGCGATCGACGCGCAGAACGAGGTCGAGCGGGAGCTGCGGACCGCGTTCGAGCAGTACCTGCCGCAGCTCGGGGTCGATGCCGAGCTGGTCGTGCGCACCGGTGAGCCGTTCGCCGAGCTGACCGCCGCGGCCCGGGAGGCGCGGGCCGACGCGGTCATCGTGGGCCGTTCGGCCGGGATGCTGCACCGGATCGCCGGGTCGCTCGCCATCAAGCTGGTCCGCTGTGGGAAATGGCCGGTCACGGTCGTACCGTAGGCGGATTTTGATCTTGATCTGAGCTACTTCACCGCAACCCAGTTGCCCTCATCCAAGGCCTGCAACCCCGGTGATACCCG encodes:
- a CDS encoding PH domain-containing protein; protein product: MSRWRRPYPWTSLQYFTTSLTIVGAMFALVVVVTSVLAAPPVLEALKAYAFVAAWLTVIGRTAWSGLFLGDDGIRLRTLLRTRTIPWAEIASVDPVHENFLGRPADRMSIRLTLRDGTRVIAPVESSGPPSFFRTMTTVLKPADFHAALAEIDQRLTAVRG
- a CDS encoding amidase, which translates into the protein MSPAGSIVGLSAAELSAAIGKQQVSCVEVMTAHLDHIDRVNPAVNAIVALRPRDELLAEAAGKDRLLRDGGRQGWMHGFPHAVKDLADVAGLTSSYGLMPMVADADSLFVERIRAAGAIFIGKTNVPQLGLGSQTYNHVYGTTGNAYDPAKTAGGSSGGAAAAVALRMLPVADGSDFMGSLRNPPGWNNVYGLRPSFGRVPSAGGDQFVAQGGVEGPIARTATDLELLLRTMAGYDDRAPLSLDGFTGRAAGPTGKVAWLGDLGGYLPMEPEVLAVTRAALGHFTALGMTVDTVDELPGLGTDRLWPTWLTYRHWLAGNGVRQVHADPRLRALLKPEALFEYEGLQRLSAIDVFENAELRSRLYEGFRELFATYDYAVLPTAQVMPFDASVHWPESINGTAMPTYHRWMEVTTIGTMINAPVLAVPAGFGASGLPIGLQVIGRNHDDFGLLALAKAWESQTGAWQARLPSLLG
- a CDS encoding pentapeptide repeat-containing protein, with protein sequence MGVPEDLPFARHLRPFDSEPAQDEDYTGRHLDGGEFDDVKAGGTRFDECAFTATTFTGGDLGGARFSDVGMGRTRWIGTSWSETDLLDVVIEDSVLAGVQAHGGTWRRVVLRGCKLDSLNLRATRLHDVEFRDCDLTEVDFGSATLTGVTFPGSTISRARFTRTTVKKLDFRKARSLDVAEGWDFLRGAIIDSGQLAEAAAALAQTLGLQVKDR
- a CDS encoding ABC transporter ATP-binding protein, with amino-acid sequence MGVTGSPPDGPDRPRSATARGMSEAVLPELRPSWWETGVRARADAGILGVFAELPSLIRKAVRVAWHADRMRTVLVAISTVTSGALAAFGLLATQQVLIQLFAGGPTPDRVRAALPALIWLAAATAIRGALGMAVGYALNGLTPRVRLVVERELFEHTTAVDLKAFDDDTFAEGMERATRGTEAAIELVQNTMNLFAGVVSLLAVLIAVVAVHPLLLLALLVATVPTGYAALRAGHVRFQSYLASSTRRRRQWVLQQLMAERVSAAELRSYGLRGFLLGLYDRVMGAQVTVELGVARRVTTTTSVGASAGGVALAGVYGLLGLLLLDGQIPLAAAATCVIAVQAAQRALSLVTFQVDRVYASGQFFNEYVRFLAAARDHLPATVADRPVPEILKELQVSDVTLRYPDRDRPAVDAVTLTIRAGETIALVGENGSGKSTLAAMIAGLREPSGGTISWNGRPYPEWDVAGLRGQIGVALQEHHKWPFSAATNIAMGDVDAAADPVRIEAAALRAAAHEMIQELPHGYDTLLDRTFKEGQDLSGGQWQRITAARAFLRDAPLLIMDEPSSALDPRAEDALFQALRDRQGTHTTILITHRLANVTHANRIFVMDRGALIESGTHRELMAAAGTYAQLFTLQAAGYQPD
- a CDS encoding radical SAM protein, with amino-acid sequence MESRTDLIEDLMSRFPNVPREAVIKEDLLRGGLAFDDSALTDNENGDVKPKSYFIFSFDLRTLPELGQAALQRPPEEIVLTGGPYDLRRTVVSVRINPASPYRVKPDADGRLTLFLEDRPIAEVGLPPMPEYYRHTLANGKQVMEVAPTIQWGYLVYLTVFRVCQYFGAKEECQYCDINHNWRQHKAAGRPYTGVKPIEEVLEALAIIDKYDTLKTSTAYTLTGGSITSQVGGKAEADFYGQYAEAIEERFPGRWIGKVVAQALPRADVQRFKDYGIQIYHPNYEVWDKRLFELHCPGKERYVGRAEWHRRILESAEVFGPRNVIPNFVAGIEMAEPFGFRTVDEAIESTTEGLQYFMSRGITPRFTTWCPEPTTPLGKTNPNGAPLEYHIRLLEAYRATMESNGLTSPPGYGPAGAGNAVFSVSSFMDSLPAAEQPAEA
- a CDS encoding universal stress protein encodes the protein MGRDGPGAILVGIDGSASSMNAAAYAAGMARRQHCRLIAVYVRANPPALLPLADAGGHAAVTAIDAQNEVERELRTAFEQYLPQLGVDAELVVRTGEPFAELTAAAREARADAVIVGRSAGMLHRIAGSLAIKLVRCGKWPVTVVP